Proteins from a genomic interval of Candidatus Eisenbacteria bacterium:
- a CDS encoding restriction endonuclease: MKKRKSEFVGWMGPILDALRALGGSGKPQEVLDWIVERFDLSERLEETLRSGQTRFYNQVHWARQNLVWEGLLDGSTRGVWTLTQKGYETSLDEVSARDIFLKWVKIHAEARKNVEETGTTPDEDDHVDIITEDHKGVLLELLTKLTPENFERICARLLRESGFEKVTVTGGPKDEGIDGIGILQVNAFVSFKVLFQCKRYTNRAVTRSQVGDFRNAMIGRADKGIIITTGTFTADARQEADRAGAPPVELVDGEKLVEMFESVELGLKPRTVYEVDRAFFSSFLPKET; this comes from the coding sequence ATGAAAAAGCGAAAGTCAGAGTTCGTGGGGTGGATGGGGCCAATTCTAGACGCCCTTCGTGCGCTGGGTGGTTCTGGCAAGCCACAGGAGGTTTTGGATTGGATAGTTGAACGATTTGATTTGAGTGAGAGACTGGAGGAGACGCTGAGATCGGGTCAGACCAGGTTTTATAATCAAGTTCACTGGGCTCGCCAAAACCTCGTCTGGGAGGGGCTACTCGACGGCTCAACGCGCGGGGTCTGGACACTGACGCAAAAAGGTTACGAGACTTCATTGGATGAAGTATCGGCTCGAGATATTTTTCTTAAATGGGTGAAAATCCACGCGGAAGCAAGGAAAAACGTCGAAGAGACAGGGACAACCCCGGACGAAGACGATCATGTTGACATCATAACCGAAGATCACAAAGGTGTTTTGCTTGAGCTTCTTACGAAACTCACGCCAGAAAACTTCGAGCGTATCTGCGCGCGGCTTCTTCGCGAATCCGGGTTTGAAAAGGTGACAGTTACCGGTGGACCCAAAGACGAAGGAATTGATGGAATAGGAATACTCCAGGTAAATGCATTTGTTAGCTTCAAGGTCCTATTTCAGTGCAAACGATACACCAATCGCGCAGTGACGCGGTCCCAGGTGGGCGATTTTCGAAATGCGATGATTGGCCGTGCTGATAAGGGCATCATCATAACAACAGGGACATTCACTGCCGATGCCCGTCAGGAGGCCGATCGGGCCGGCGCCCCTCCTGTTGAGCTCGTTGATGGCGAGAAACTTGTGGAGATGTTCGAATCTGTTGAGCTTGGCTTGAAGCCGAGGACTGTATACGAAGTGGATCGAGCCTTCTTTTCGAGTTTTCTGCCAAAAGAAACCTAA